A stretch of the Thermofilum adornatum genome encodes the following:
- a CDS encoding 30S ribosomal protein S15: MRKSKEKGRSGSLRPARLEKPEWIKMRPEEVEELVVSLHRKGYPPSMIGTILRDQYGIPLVKAVTGKSVLQILRERGLAPEIPEDLLNLMKRAVRVRKHLDEHPKDYHSKRGLQLIESKIHRLAKYYKREGILPPDWKYDPSKVALYT; this comes from the coding sequence ATGAGGAAGAGTAAAGAGAAGGGCCGGTCTGGCTCCCTTAGACCCGCACGCCTCGAAAAACCAGAATGGATAAAAATGAGGCCAGAAGAGGTAGAGGAGCTAGTCGTCTCCCTCCACAGGAAGGGTTATCCACCATCAATGATCGGCACTATCCTCCGCGACCAATACGGCATTCCCCTTGTAAAAGCTGTTACCGGTAAAAGCGTCCTGCAGATACTTAGGGAAAGGGGACTCGCGCCAGAAATCCCTGAAGATCTCCTCAACCTCATGAAAAGAGCCGTAAGGGTAAGGAAGCACCTCGACGAGCATCCAAAAGACTATCACTCAAAGAGGGGGTTACAGCTAATAGAAAGCAAGATACACAGACTTGCAAAGTACTATAAGAGGGAGGGCATACTCCCCCCAGACTGGAAATACGACCCGTCCAAGGTAGCGCTCTACACCTAA
- a CDS encoding single-stranded-DNA-specific exonuclease RecJ: MQASLESLKSRFRSFVEEVRREKDQVLIISHYDADGLSSFSLMAYFLKKNDVPFHATFVEQVYPETLAQLPFENYSYVVFLDLGSGYKNLIRERIGDKHKVFVIDHHIPSAPEDTDKIVEINPYLAGINGSEETSSSTLTYYFLRDYKEVKSLVHLAIVGALGDRLDNGEKRSFKGINREVLDEAVKEGKIEARIGLRLFGGSSRPLVQALASTMDPFIPGLTGNETACYNFLRNIGIEPKNGDNLRTVGSLSGEEVSILVTGLVKYLVWDHDVSPKEAQEIVERIRGYNYYLLTEKPESPLRDLREYSSLLNALGRLDAYGTALAINLGDRGTHLIRAIDIAKNYRKELAKLLSLAHEKFDEISLQGRDTVLVVLEEATPKYSGPLASILSYAVSQRVKSKKMLGVAVPFSEDKYKVSFRRLTEDIDVGRTLQELSRKIGFEGGGHPAAGGALISRDKIKHLLEII; the protein is encoded by the coding sequence GTGCAAGCATCGCTTGAAAGCCTGAAGAGTCGTTTCCGTTCATTCGTTGAAGAGGTAAGACGCGAGAAAGACCAAGTACTCATCATTTCACATTACGACGCGGACGGGCTAAGCTCTTTTTCACTAATGGCATATTTTTTGAAGAAAAATGATGTACCTTTCCACGCGACATTTGTTGAACAGGTCTATCCAGAGACGCTTGCTCAGCTACCGTTTGAGAACTATTCCTACGTTGTTTTTCTCGACCTTGGTAGCGGATACAAGAACCTAATCAGGGAAAGAATCGGGGACAAACACAAGGTATTCGTCATAGACCACCATATACCTTCCGCCCCTGAGGACACCGACAAAATAGTCGAGATAAATCCCTATCTAGCCGGCATAAACGGGTCAGAGGAAACCAGCTCATCTACCCTTACCTATTATTTTCTCAGAGACTACAAGGAGGTAAAAAGCCTAGTTCACCTTGCCATTGTGGGGGCTCTCGGCGATAGGCTAGACAACGGTGAAAAACGCTCTTTCAAGGGCATAAATAGAGAGGTCTTGGACGAGGCTGTTAAAGAGGGAAAAATCGAAGCTCGAATAGGCCTAAGACTCTTCGGCGGGTCAAGTCGACCACTTGTACAGGCACTTGCAAGCACGATGGATCCCTTTATCCCGGGTCTAACAGGAAACGAGACCGCTTGCTACAATTTCTTGCGTAACATCGGTATAGAGCCGAAAAACGGTGACAACCTTAGAACTGTGGGCTCATTGAGTGGCGAAGAGGTATCAATACTTGTAACAGGGCTTGTCAAATACTTGGTGTGGGATCATGATGTTTCGCCAAAAGAGGCACAGGAGATTGTGGAGAGGATCCGTGGCTACAACTACTACCTTTTGACCGAGAAGCCTGAAAGCCCGCTGCGGGATCTACGCGAGTATTCTTCGTTGCTAAATGCACTCGGAAGGCTCGACGCGTATGGCACAGCCCTAGCCATAAACCTGGGAGACAGGGGGACCCACTTGATAAGGGCCATAGACATAGCGAAGAATTATAGGAAAGAGCTAGCAAAGCTTCTCTCGCTTGCCCACGAGAAGTTCGACGAGATATCTCTACAAGGAAGGGACACTGTGCTCGTGGTGCTTGAAGAGGCTACGCCAAAGTATTCTGGCCCCCTGGCAAGTATTCTTTCCTATGCTGTGTCGCAGAGAGTAAAATCAAAGAAGATGCTCGGCGTGGCAGTCCCATTCTCGGAGGACAAGTACAAGGTTTCATTCCGCAGGTTAACGGAAGACATCGATGTGGGAAGGACGCTCCAGGAGCTTTCTAGGAAAATTGGCTTCGAGGGCGGCGGGCACCCGGCGGCTGGCGGCGCCCTAATAAGCAGGGACAAAATTAAACACTTGCTGGAAATCATTTAA
- the sucD gene encoding succinate--CoA ligase subunit alpha: protein MAILVDENTRVLVQGITGKQGMLHTSQMLKYGTRIVAGVSPGKGGTVVEGVPVYNSVEEALEKHPDINTSIIFVPARFAPDAVYEAVDSGIKTIVVITEHIPVHETIRFVRYAATKGATVIGPNTPGAISPGKSKVGIMPGDYFKPGRIGLISRSGTLTYEISLKLLKAGLGVSTAVGIGGDPVTGLSFEDVYKMFKGDPETDAVVIVGEIGGGKEEKFAQYYATDTSKKPVVAYIAGKTAPPGKKMGHAGAIVFGSEGSYPSKVEALSRSGVKVAGSLGEIVQLVREAMQRTH from the coding sequence ATGGCTATACTTGTAGATGAAAATACAAGAGTGCTCGTGCAGGGAATCACTGGGAAGCAGGGAATGCTTCACACATCGCAGATGTTAAAGTATGGGACCCGCATCGTTGCAGGCGTCTCTCCTGGAAAGGGGGGCACAGTCGTTGAGGGGGTCCCAGTATACAATTCCGTGGAAGAAGCCCTCGAAAAACACCCAGACATCAATACATCCATTATATTTGTCCCGGCACGCTTCGCGCCAGACGCCGTCTATGAGGCTGTCGACTCGGGAATCAAGACAATCGTGGTCATAACGGAACATATACCTGTCCACGAGACAATACGCTTCGTTAGATATGCAGCAACCAAGGGAGCTACAGTAATCGGTCCAAACACTCCTGGGGCAATCTCTCCAGGGAAGTCAAAGGTTGGGATAATGCCTGGAGACTATTTTAAACCTGGAAGGATAGGCCTGATCTCTAGGAGCGGCACGTTAACCTACGAGATCTCCTTGAAGCTTCTAAAGGCCGGCTTAGGAGTCTCGACAGCGGTGGGGATTGGCGGAGACCCTGTTACGGGGCTATCTTTCGAAGACGTCTACAAAATGTTCAAGGGCGATCCAGAGACAGACGCCGTTGTAATCGTGGGCGAGATAGGCGGTGGCAAAGAGGAAAAATTCGCACAATACTATGCAACTGATACTAGCAAGAAGCCCGTGGTAGCTTACATAGCAGGCAAAACAGCGCCGCCCGGCAAAAAGATGGGCCACGCTGGGGCAATAGTGTTTGGCTCCGAGGGAAGCTATCCAAGCAAGGTGGAGGCCCTGTCAAGGAGCGGCGTAAAGGTTGCCGGCAGCCTCGGCGAAATAGTACAGCTGGTCAGAGAAGCCATGCAGAGGACACATTAG
- the pyrH gene encoding UMP kinase — translation MESNMRPAVIKLGGSLLFTEGGELREEYVKSFLASLKKYSEASDRKIVVVVGGGKVARRYIEVGRRLAVNESLLDEIGIQVSRLNASLMHTAFYGTFPLIPDTLRRLHELVNLGMKIIFMGGLQPGQSTTTTAALAAESLGAELIIATDVDGIYTEDPKKHPEASFLEEISVGELKRKFVSGQHAGEYRLIDLYALNIIERGRIATYVLNGNPPDRIFRVLSGEREKYTRITFG, via the coding sequence ATGGAGAGCAATATGCGTCCAGCAGTTATAAAGCTTGGCGGGTCTCTATTGTTCACTGAGGGGGGAGAGCTCCGCGAAGAATACGTAAAGAGCTTTCTCGCATCGCTGAAGAAGTACAGCGAGGCATCGGACAGAAAAATCGTTGTGGTGGTCGGTGGGGGCAAGGTTGCAAGGAGATACATTGAGGTCGGCAGGAGGCTTGCCGTCAACGAGAGTCTGCTTGACGAGATAGGTATACAAGTAAGCAGGCTCAACGCTTCACTCATGCATACGGCTTTCTATGGAACATTTCCGCTGATTCCAGACACGTTGAGAAGGCTACACGAGCTGGTTAATCTCGGGATGAAGATTATCTTTATGGGTGGGCTCCAGCCCGGCCAGTCGACTACTACTACTGCCGCCCTGGCGGCCGAGTCGCTGGGCGCGGAGCTCATTATAGCTACGGACGTTGACGGTATATACACGGAGGACCCCAAAAAGCATCCGGAGGCAAGTTTTCTCGAGGAGATATCTGTTGGGGAGTTAAAGAGAAAATTTGTGTCGGGGCAACATGCGGGCGAGTACCGTCTAATAGACCTTTATGCGCTAAACATCATTGAGAGGGGCAGGATAGCCACATATGTTCTCAACGGTAATCCTCCAGATAGGATCTTCAGGGTTCTAAGCGGAGAAAGAGAGAAGTATACAAGGATAACCTTCGGCTAA
- the prf1 gene encoding peptide chain release factor aRF-1 — MREDVERFKLEKLVEELKKKEGRGTELVSLYIPAGRPISEVVNTLTYEYATASNIKDRVTRHHVLDALASIISRLKMFKETPPNGLIVFAGYVAGDVPGREKMEIHLIEPPQKLNVWLYRCDSRFYTEILEDMIRVKEAYGLILVERDEAAIAILRGKSLEVVDELTAGIPGKHRSGGQSARRYERVIEQLVHEFYKRLGEHANKIFLPIKDELKGIIVGGPGFSKKEFVEGDYLHYELRQKVIGVFDVGYGGVSGLYELLDKARDLIRDVQYMKERETVNKFLYHLARDTGLAIYGEEEVRQALQLNAVDTLLVSEAVNKVRVHAVCKTCKHEFQATLNSEEEANKLTCPKCGGEVEVLENKMIIEELAELAENSGAEVVLVSTESAEGKEFYKTFGGIAAILRYKLQK; from the coding sequence ATGAGAGAGGATGTAGAGAGATTCAAGCTGGAAAAGCTAGTCGAGGAGCTAAAAAAGAAGGAGGGAAGAGGGACAGAGCTCGTATCACTATACATACCAGCCGGCAGACCTATCAGCGAAGTCGTAAACACGCTCACCTACGAGTACGCCACGGCCTCAAACATAAAGGACCGGGTCACAAGGCACCACGTACTAGACGCATTGGCATCCATAATTAGCCGCCTAAAGATGTTCAAGGAGACGCCGCCAAACGGCTTGATAGTCTTCGCTGGCTACGTCGCTGGAGACGTGCCCGGCCGAGAAAAAATGGAGATTCACCTCATAGAGCCGCCGCAGAAGCTGAACGTCTGGCTCTACAGGTGCGACTCTAGATTCTACACAGAGATACTCGAAGACATGATAAGAGTGAAAGAGGCCTACGGGCTCATCCTCGTGGAGCGAGACGAGGCAGCAATAGCGATTCTCAGGGGCAAATCGCTAGAGGTGGTTGACGAGCTTACGGCTGGCATCCCGGGAAAGCACAGGAGCGGTGGACAGTCGGCCAGGAGGTATGAAAGAGTAATTGAGCAACTTGTACACGAGTTCTATAAGAGGCTAGGCGAACACGCCAACAAGATATTTCTACCGATAAAGGACGAGCTAAAAGGCATAATCGTTGGCGGCCCCGGCTTCTCGAAAAAAGAATTCGTAGAAGGCGACTACCTCCACTACGAGCTACGCCAAAAAGTAATCGGAGTATTTGACGTTGGGTACGGCGGGGTCTCGGGCCTCTACGAGCTACTCGACAAGGCGCGGGACCTAATAAGGGACGTACAGTACATGAAGGAAAGAGAAACAGTAAACAAGTTCCTGTACCACTTGGCCCGAGACACAGGGCTAGCAATATACGGAGAAGAAGAGGTTCGACAGGCCCTACAGCTGAACGCTGTCGACACGCTCCTCGTATCAGAGGCAGTAAACAAGGTAAGGGTCCACGCTGTATGCAAGACATGCAAGCACGAGTTCCAGGCGACGCTCAACAGTGAGGAAGAGGCAAACAAGCTGACATGCCCCAAGTGCGGCGGCGAGGTCGAGGTACTAGAGAACAAGATGATAATTGAAGAGCTGGCCGAGCTGGCAGAGAACAGTGGCGCAGAAGTTGTACTGGTCTCGACGGAGTCGGCAGAGGGGAAAGAATTCTACAAGACATTTGGGGGCATAGCTGCCATACTGAGATACAAGCTACAGAAGTAA
- a CDS encoding METTL5 family protein, producing the protein MKKKELERILNLVPRHPSPKIHFEQYSTPATLAATMLWIAEEHYHDISGKRVVDLGSGTGRLGLGAAVLGGQTLLLDIDYEALQVARSQAVQLGIYDRVDLVATDVLHLPFRENIVFDTVIQNPPFGVHRKGSDIAFLEKALALTETIYSLHKANTISYIRSFLRKHHPSLVIDVLLEEEICIPPEYMFHRKRRHCFKVSLIRVYRPRQ; encoded by the coding sequence ATGAAAAAGAAAGAGCTCGAGCGGATCCTAAATCTTGTCCCCAGGCATCCTTCTCCAAAGATACATTTTGAACAGTACTCTACTCCTGCAACCCTAGCGGCTACAATGCTCTGGATAGCCGAGGAGCACTACCACGACATATCCGGCAAAAGGGTTGTCGACCTCGGGAGTGGCACTGGGAGGCTTGGGCTGGGCGCCGCTGTCCTAGGTGGACAGACACTTCTTCTAGACATAGACTACGAGGCGTTGCAGGTTGCACGTAGTCAAGCTGTACAGCTAGGAATCTACGATAGGGTGGACCTTGTTGCAACAGACGTTTTGCATCTCCCATTCAGGGAGAACATTGTATTCGACACTGTGATCCAGAACCCGCCCTTTGGGGTCCACAGGAAGGGGAGCGACATTGCCTTCCTAGAGAAGGCCCTGGCCCTAACAGAGACAATTTACAGCCTTCACAAGGCAAACACTATCAGCTACATTAGGAGCTTCCTCAGGAAACACCACCCTTCCCTCGTCATCGATGTGCTCCTCGAAGAAGAAATATGCATACCCCCCGAATACATGTTCCACAGGAAAAGGAGACACTGCTTCAAGGTCTCCCTTATCCGTGTATACAGGCCTAGACAGTAG
- a CDS encoding succinate--CoA ligase subunit beta: MILYEFEIKEILESIGLPVEKSCLLNYPIEGTERCLEDLSPPFIVKAQVRGWGRGKAGLVKTANSIDEALKISREFLSRDFRGEKIRYVMVSEKKAVQREMYLSFMVSSLPPGYLLLASKYGGVDVEDLARKPGGLLRIFIDPFEDLRDYMVRRVASYLELPYNHVADMIYSLWKVFRDYNFTLLEINPLALTDQGILALDRKGIIDDDSLGDKKLAGIAQRYYSELDALGRTAVERGFAAVKLDGNIAVIGNGAGLTMATLDAVNDAGGKPGFFLDLGGGAEMERVKEAVKLVLGQSHIDRVLINILGGITRCDEVARGVVEALRETGNRNVKIVVRLSGFMEEEGRRILLDAGIKPYDSLEDAVVEVVK, translated from the coding sequence ATGATACTATACGAATTCGAGATAAAAGAGATACTAGAGAGCATTGGTTTACCGGTAGAAAAATCATGCCTTCTAAACTACCCCATCGAGGGGACAGAACGATGTCTAGAAGACTTGTCGCCGCCCTTTATTGTTAAAGCACAGGTACGAGGATGGGGCAGGGGCAAGGCTGGACTAGTAAAGACTGCGAACAGCATAGATGAAGCCTTGAAGATTTCGCGGGAATTTTTATCGAGGGATTTCCGCGGAGAAAAGATACGATACGTTATGGTTTCAGAGAAGAAGGCAGTACAGAGAGAAATGTATCTATCATTCATGGTTTCCTCGCTACCCCCTGGCTATCTCCTGCTTGCCTCCAAGTACGGGGGCGTAGACGTAGAGGACCTCGCCAGAAAGCCAGGAGGCCTCCTCAGGATCTTTATTGACCCCTTTGAGGACCTAAGGGACTACATGGTGAGGAGAGTAGCCAGCTATCTGGAGCTACCCTACAATCATGTTGCAGACATGATCTACTCGCTCTGGAAAGTATTCAGAGACTACAACTTCACGTTGCTTGAGATAAACCCATTAGCATTGACTGACCAGGGGATCCTGGCCTTGGACAGGAAAGGAATAATTGATGACGACTCGTTAGGCGACAAAAAGCTCGCAGGCATAGCCCAGAGGTACTATTCAGAGCTCGATGCCCTTGGACGCACAGCTGTAGAGAGAGGGTTCGCGGCCGTCAAGCTGGATGGAAACATCGCCGTTATAGGGAACGGCGCTGGACTGACAATGGCCACGCTAGATGCTGTAAACGATGCTGGTGGGAAGCCAGGATTCTTCCTGGATCTAGGCGGAGGCGCAGAGATGGAGAGAGTAAAAGAGGCTGTAAAACTTGTCTTAGGACAGAGTCACATAGACAGGGTCCTCATAAATATCTTGGGAGGAATAACCAGATGCGACGAGGTAGCCCGGGGAGTCGTAGAGGCACTACGTGAGACAGGCAACAGAAACGTGAAAATCGTTGTGAGGCTCTCAGGCTTCATGGAGGAAGAGGGCAGAAGAATCCTGTTGGACGCGGGGATCAAGCCCTATGATAGTCTCGAAGATGCAGTCGTAGAGGTGGTGAAGTAA